Genomic window ([Empedobacter] haloabium):
CTTCGGCTGGGGCGCGCCAGGGCTGGCCGTGCACCGAGAATGGCTGACGTGCGGGCCGGACGGCAAGGGCGGCGTGTGCGAGTGGGATGCCCGGCTGCGCCGCCTCGACACGGCGTTCTACCTGGGCGAGATCCAGCCCTGGGCGCTGCTGGGCCAGGAGCTGGGCGGCCAGGTAGCACGCGCGTCGTTCGATACGTATGCCAAGTACGGCTGGGCCGCCACCGCGTGGTCGTGGAAGGTCGTCACCCGCACGGGCGGCCATGGTACCGGCAAGTGGGGCTTCGTCACCAACGCGCCCGGTGCCGGCGTGCCGGCGCTGGACTTCCAGACCGCCACGCTGGCCGAGATCGAACGGCTGTTCCGTTCTTTCGGCACGCAACCCTATGAACTTCATCAACCGCTGCTGCACTGGCTGACCATCGACAAGGCACGCGGCATCCAGGACATCCATGACAGCAAATGACTTTTCGGCCGCCCTGCCGGCCCTCCGACGCAGCGATTTCCCGGCCGCCTTCCGCTGGGGCACGTCCACCTCCTCGTACCAGATCGAAGGCGCCACGCGGGAAGGCGGGAGGGTCGAATCGATCTGGGACCGCTTCTGCGCCACACCCGGCGCCATCCGCGACGGCAGCAGCGGTGCCGACGCCTGCGACCACTACCGCCGCTGGCCGCAGGACCTCGACCTGGCACGCGACTTGGGCACCAACGCCTATCGCTTTTCCATCGCCTGGCCGCGCATCTGGACGCAGGACGGCGCCCCCAACGCACAGGGCCTGGACTTCTACGAGCGCCTTGTCGACGGCATGCTGGCGCGTGGCCTGGAACCTTGGGCCACGCTGTACCACTGGGATCTGCCGCAGGCGCTGCAGGAGCGGGGCGGCTGGGCGGCGCGCGACACGGTGCACGCCTACACCGCCTACGTCGATGCCGTCACGCGCCGGCTGGGTGACCGGGTCAACCACTGGATCACGCACAACGAGCCGTGGTGCACGGCCATGCACGGCCACTGGGACGGCATGCATGCGCCAGGAATCCGGGACCTCGGCACGGCGCTGCAGGTGTGCCACCACGTGCTGCTGTCGCACGGACTGGCCGTGCCGCTGGTGCGCGCCAATGCCGCCGGCGCGCAAGTCGGCATCGCCCTCAGCCTGCATCCGGTGCGCGCCGCATCGACGAGCGACGACGACATGGCCGCCGCGCGCCGTCACGACGGCCTGCGCAATCGCTGGTTCCTCGATCCACTGGCGGGGCGCGGCTATCCGGAGGACGTGCTGGCGCTGCTGGGCGCCGCGGCGCCGCGCATCGAAGCGCGCGACCTGGAAACCATCGCGCTGCCGACCGACTTCATGGGACTGAACTATTATTTTCCCGAGACGATCGCCCACGCCCCCGGCCGCGCACCCCTGCAGACCGCGGTGGTCACCCCGCCGGACGTCGAGCGCACCGCCTTCGGCTGGGAGGTCGAGCCGGCCGGGCTGACGGAACTGCTGCTGCGCCTGCACCGGGAGTACACGGTCCCGGCGCTCCACGTGACCGAAAACGGCTCGTGCTACGACGACGAGGTGATCGACGGCGCCGTGCACGACGAAGCCCGCAGGCGTTACCTGGTGCGCCACCTGGCGGCCTTGCGCGACGCGCTCGCGCAGGGCGTGCCGGTGCAAGGCTATTTTGCCTGGAGCCTGCTCGACAACTTCGAGTGGGCCGAGGGCTATACGCGGCGTTTCGGCCTGACCCACGTGGATTTCGCCACCCAGCAGCGGCTGCTGAAGCGCAGCGGCCAGTGGTACCGCGACTTCCTGCGGACCGGCACGTAGACAAGACAAGAGCGACAATACCCATCAGCTTCCTCCAGGAGACCCCCATGACCGCACGCACCACCCGCCTCACCGTTCTTGCCGCCGCGCTGCTGGCCGGCGCCGCCCACGCCGCGCCGGTCGCCGACTGGCCCGCCATCCGCAGCGCCATCGCGCCGGACGCGCAGCTGGAAGCGCGCATCCGCGCCATCGTGGCCGGCATGACGCTGGAGCAGAAGGTGGGCCAGATGACGCAGGGCGAGATCAAGACCGTCACGCCGGACGACGTGCGCAAGTACTACCTCGGCTCGGTGCTGAACGGCGGCGGCAGCTGGCCGCAGGGGAACAAGTACGCCACCCCGGCCGACTGGCTGGCGCTGGCGGACGCCTACTACGACGCCTCGATGGCCACCGACATGGCAACGAAGATTCCCGTCATCTGGGGCATCGACGCCATGCACGGCAACGGCAACGTCGCCGGCGCCACGCTGTTCCCGCACAATATCGGGCTGGGCGCGGCGCGCGACCGCGCGGGCGTGAAAGCGATGGCGCAGGCCGTCGGCAAGGCGGTGCGCGCCACCGGCATCAACTGGGTGTTCGCGCCCACGCTGGCCGTGGTGCGCGACGACCGCTGGGGCCGGACTTATGAAAGCTTTTCGGAAGATCCGCGCCTGGTGCGTGACTACGCGGCCGGCTACGTGGAGGGTTTGCAGGGCGACTTCCGCGACGACGCCAACGTCGTCGCCACCGCCAAGCATTTCATCGGCGACGGCGGTACCGACCAGGGCAAGGACCGCGGCGTGAACCGCGCCAGCCAGCGCGACATGATCGATATCCACGGCGCCGGCTACGTGACGGCGTTGCAGGCTGGTGCCCAGACGGTGATGGCCTCGTTTAACAGCTGGCACGATGGCACCACGGATCATGGCAAGATGCACGGCAGCGCCGAGCTGCTGACCGGGGTGCTGAAGCAGAAGATGGGCTTCGACGGGTTCGTCGTCAGCGACTGGAACGGCATCGGCGAGGTGCCGGGCTGCGCCAACGACAGCTGCGCGCAGGCGATCAATGCCGGCATCGACATGATGATGGTGCCGGACGACTGGAAGAAATTCATCGCCAACACGATCGCGCAGGTCAAAAGCGGCCAGATTCCGATGGCGCGCATCGACGATGCCGTCACGCGCATCCTGCGCGTCAAGCTGCGCGCCAACCTGAAAAAGCCGTCCGCCTCCGTCCACGCCGGCAAGCCCGAGGCATTGCAGGCGCGCACCCTGGCGCGCAAGCTGGTGCAAGAGTCTTTGGTTCTGCTGAAAAATGACGGCGCTACCCTGCCGCTGGCGCGCAACAAGAAGCTGCTGGTGGTCGGCAAGAGCGCCGACAGCGTCGCCAACCAGTCCGGCGGCTGGACGCTGACCTGGCAGGGCACCGACAACAAGAACAGCGACTTCCCTCATGCCGACTCGATCCTGGCCGGGCTGCGCGCCGCGGCCGGCGACCAGGTCGCGTTCAGCGCGGACGGGCAGGGCGTCGACGTGGCCGACTACGACGCCGTCATCGCCGTCATCGGCGAGACGCCGTATGCCGAGGGCGATGGCGATATCGGCCCGGCCGCCAACCTGCGCCACAGCGCGCGCTACCCGGAAGACCTGGCCGTGCTGAAGGCGGTGGCCGGCAAGGGCCGGCCGGTGGTGACCGTGTTCCTGTCCGGCCGGCCGCTGTACGTCAACGACCTCCTGAACCTGTCGGACAGCTTTGTCGCCGCCTGGCTGCCCGGCTCCGAAGGCAAGGGCGTGGCGGACGTGCTGCTGCGCCGCGCCGACGGCAAGGTCGACGCGCCGTTCACCGGCAAGCTGTCGTTCTCCTGGCCGAAAGGCCCCTGCCAGACGCCGCTGAACGTGGGCGACAAACATTACGCACCGCTGTTCGCCTACGGCTATGGCCTGCGCTATGGCAGTACCCGCCGCGTGGGCAGGCTGGCCGACGATAGCGTTACCGCTGGCTGCGGCAAAACCAATGCCTTCCCCGTCTTCAACCAGTCCGACCGGGCCACGTTCCCCCTCTACATGCAGAGCGGCGGCGAGCGGGTCGCGCTGGGCGCCGACCTGAACGCCACCTACAAGCTGGCCACGCTGACGGTGGAGACGGCGCAGGTCAATACACAGCAGGATGCGAAAAAAGTAACGTGGACCGGCCCCGGTTTCATCGAGGCCCGCGCCGCGCAGCCGCGCGCGTTGCCGGCGTGGGCGACCGAGCGCGGCGCCCTCACTTTCGACACGCTGGTCAGCGCGGCGCCACAGGGCCAGGTGCTGGTCGGCATGGGCGACAAGGCGGTCGACCTGACGGCCGAATTCACCCGTTTGGCCGGCCAAGGCAAGCGAACTGTAAAGATACCGCTATCGTGCTTTGTGGGCCTGGACGCGTCAAAGGTGGATAATGCGTTCCGCGTCACCGCACAAGGCAGCTTTGTTGCAGCCTTCACCAATGTCCAGGTTGTGGGTGGCGCGGCGGCGGAAAGCGATGCGTTCCGCTGCGCACTTTGACAGGAGAGCTTCATGGAAACACCTACTAGCACGGCCGCGCTGGCGCCGGACGCGGTCGCGCACGACGGTCGCGGCAACACGGCGCCGCTGATCATCGTTACGATTCTGTTCTTCATGTGGGGGCTGTTGACGTCGCTGAACGACGTCCTGATCCCGCACCTGAAGGCGATTTACACACTGAGCTACGTCCAGGCGATGCTGGTGCAGTTCTGCTTCTTCGGCGCCTACCTGATCGTGTCGCTGCCGGCGGGGATGCTGATCCGTCGCATCGGCTACCAGCGCGGCGCGGTTGCCGGCCTGGTCGTCGCCGCGGCCGGTTGCGCGCTGTTCTACCCGGCGGCGAACGGCGGCTATGGCCTGTTCCTGTTCGCCTTCTTCGTGCTGGCGGGCGGTATCACGGTGCTGCAGGTCGCGGCGAACCCCTACGTGACGGTGCTGGGCGACCCGCGCACCGCCTCGAGCCGCCTGACCTTGACGCAGGCGTTCAACTCGCTGGGCACCACGGTGGCGCCGGCGCTGGGCGGGATGCTGATCCTGTCCGGCAGCGTGCTGGGGGCGGAAGAGCTGGCGCGCCTGCCGGCCGTCGAGCAGGTCGCCTATCGCGCGCAGCAGGCCGCTGCCGTACAGGGACCGTACCTGGCGCTGGCGGCCGCGTTGTTGCTGCTGGCCGTGCTGTTCGCACTGGCCCGCCTGCCGAAACTGGTCGACGCGGCCGGCGACGCGCCGGCCGGGCGTTTCACCGACCTGTTCGTGCACAAGCACCTGGTGCTGGGCACGATCGGCATCTTCCTGTACGTGGGCGGTGAAGTATCGATCGGCAGCTTCCTGATCAACTACATCGGCGAGCCGCATATCGCCGGCCTGGCGCCGGCCGACGCGGCGCATTACGTCAGCCTGTACTGGGGCGGCGCGATGGTAGGCCGCTTCATCGGCTTCGCCGTCATGCGCACGGTCAGCCCGGGCAAGGCGCTGGCGTTCAATGCCGTCTGCAGCATGCTGCTGATCCTGGTGGCGATCTTCGGCAGCGGCCAGCTCGCCATGTGGGCCATCCTGGCCGTGGGCCTGTGCAATTCGATCATGTTCCCGACCATCTTCAGCATGGCGCTGCACGGCCTGGGCCGCCAGACCGGCCAGGCCTCCGGCCTGCTGTGCATGGCGATCGTGGGCGGCGCATTGGTACCGTTCGCGCAGGGCGCGCTGGCCGACGCCAGCGGCATCCAGGTGTCGTTCTTCGTGCCCCTGGCCTGCTACGCGTTCATCCTGTACTTCGGTGCGCGCTACGTGAACCTGCACCGCCAATAAACCGGTAGCAGCGGGGACAGGCACATGTGCCTGTCCCCATGGGTTTCTCATCCCTTGTAGTAATCCCGCAGCAAATTCATGCTAATGTCGCTCCCGTTCAGTTACGAAAGGGCAGCGGTGAGTATGACGGCAAGGACGGGCGAGGCGGCAGCCTTCGACCTGATCGGCATCGGAGAGTGCATGGTCGAGTTCCACGCGACCGCGCCGCTCGCGCAGGCCACCCAATTCCACAAATCCCATGGTGGCGACGTGCTGAACGCACTGGTCGCCGCGGCCCGCATTGGCAGCCGCACAGCGTTCGTCAGCCGCGTGGGCGACGATCCGTTCGGCCCTGGCCTGCTGGCCGCCTGGCGCGCCGAAGGCATCGATACCAGCCGCGCGCCGCTGGTCCCGGGCGAAAACGGCGTCTACTTCATTTCCGTCGACGCCGCCGGCGAGCGCTCGTTCACGTACCGCCGTGCCGGCAGCGCCGCTTCCGGCATGACGGCCGACGTCGACGAAACCTTCCTCGCGTCGGCCCGTTGCCTGCTGCTGTCCGGGATCACGCAAGCCATCTCGCCGGCCGCCCGTGCCGCCACGCTGGCCGCCGCGCGCACCGCCCGCGCGCACGGCGTCACCGTCGCCTACGATCCGAACTACCGTCCGCGCCTGTGGACGGATGCGGCAGCGGCCCGCGCCGCCTGCATCGAACTGCTGCCCTATGTCGACATCCTGCTCCCCAGCCTGCCGGCGGACGCGGACATGCTGCCTGGTCCCGCGCTGACGCTGGCGCCGCATGTGGCGGCGAAGCTGGGTGAGGAAGGCTGCGAAATCTGGCTGGACGGCGAACGCACCGTAGTGCCGGCCGCGCCGGCGCAGGTGGTGGACACGACCGGTGCCGGCGACTGCTGGAACGGCACCTACCTGGCGCTGCTGTTGCAGGGTGCGAGTGCCGCGCAGGCCGCCGCGCAGGCCAACGCCGCCGCCGCGGCCAAGCTGGCGCATCGCGGCGCCATTCCGCCACGGACCGGAGGTGCACGATGAGCGCGAATTCCCGCCGCCGCTTCCTGGGCGGTACGGCCGCCGCCGGCATCCTGAGCGCGATGCCGCCGCTGCTGCGCGAAGCGCTGGCCGTCCCGGCGCGCAAGGGTACCGGCACCATCGGCGACGTGCGCCATGTCGTCATCCTGATGCAGGAAAACCGCTCCTTCGACCATTATTTCGGCACGCTGGCCGGCGTACGGGGTTTTGGCGACCGCCTGACGATTCCGTTGCCGGACGGCCGCACCGTCTGGCAGCAGCACAACGGCCACCGCATCGTCATGCCGTACCGCCTGGACCAGACGGTGGGCAACGCGCAGCCGCGCATGGACCTGCCGCACACCTGGCCGGACGCGCAGGCGGCGTGGGACGAAGGCCGCATGGCCTCCTGGCCGCGTTCGAAGACCGATGCGTCGATGGCCTACTACACGCGCGCCGAGCTGCCGATCCAGTTCGCGCTGGCGGAAGCGTTCACCTTGTGCGACGCCTACCACTGCTCGCTGCAGGGCGGCACCAATCCGAACCGCCTGTTCATGCTGACCGGGACGAACAACCCGACCGGCGTCGGCGGCGGTCCCCTGATCGACAACCGCATGGAAGGCCTGGGCCCGCCGGAGCAAGGCTTCAACTGGGTGACGTATGCCGAGCGGCTGGAGGCGGCCGGCGTCAGCTGGAAGGTCTACCAGGACATGGACGACAATTTCGGCTGCAACCTGCTGCAGGTGTTCCGGCGCTATCGCGAGGCGTTCGCGAACCGTCCCAATCCGCTGGCCGACAAGGCGCTCAGCACGACCTTGTGGAACGCCACGCTGGATGGGCTGCGCGATGACGTGGTGGCCGGCAAGCTGCCGCAGGTCAGCTGGGTGATCCCGCCGCAGTTGTACAGCGAGCATCCCAGCCCGTCCACGCCGGTCCAGGGCGGCGCCTATACGCTGCAGGTGCTGGAAGCCCTGCTGGCCGATCCGGACGTGTGGGCCGGCACGGTGCTGCTGCAGATGTACGACGAGAACGACGCCTTCTTCGACCACATGCCGCCGCCGGCGGCGCCGTCGTGGCAGCCGGACGGCAGCCGCGCCGGCAAGTCCACGGTGGATTTTACGGCCGAGTGTCATACGGACAGCCGGCTGTACGGCCTGGGGCCGCGCGTGCCGATGCTGGTCATGTCGCCCTGGAGCAAAGGCGGCTGGGTCAATTCGCAGGTGTTCGACCACACGTCGATCCTGCGCTTCCTGGAGCGCCGCTTCGGCATCGCCGAGCCGAACATCGCGCCGTGGCGCCGCACCGTGTGCGGCGACCTGACCAGCTGCTTCGATTTTGCCGCGCCGGACGCGCGCAAGCCGGCCGTGCCGGTGCGCGACATCGCCTGGGCCGACGCGGTACGGGCGAGCCAGCGCGCCACGCCGCCGATCGAGGTGCCGCCCGAAGGCTCGCAGTCGGTGCCGCGCCAAGAAGGCGGCACGCGGCCGTCGCGCGGCCTGCCGTACCGGCTGGAAGTGACGGCACAGGTCGACGCGACCGGCGTTACGCTCTCGTTCGACAACAACGGTGGCGTCGGTGCCGTGCTGCACGTGTACGACCGCCGCCGGCTCGAGCTGGGGCCGCGCCGCTACACGCTGGAGGCGGACCGGGGCCTGAGCGACCGCTGGACCGTGGCCCCGGCCGATGGGCTGTACGACCTGTGGGTGCTGGGACCGAACGGCTTCCACCGCCACGTCAGCGGCCGCGCCGGCTACGCGGCGCTGAACGTGAGCGCGGCGCAGGACCGCGACCGCCTGGTGCTGACCCTGCACAATCCGGCCACGGTGGAGAAGCAAGTGACGGTGACGCCACTGGCCTATGGTGCCAGCGTACCGGTTACGCACCGGATTCCTCCGGACGGTGTGCTGCGCCTGCCGGTAACGGGGCCGTGGTACGACATCGGCGTGCGGGACGGGGAGTCGGCCTGGCGCTTTGCGGGGCGCATCGAGACGGGGGCTCACAGCGTCAGCGATCCGGCGTTCGGGTTGGCGCCGGCGGCTTGGTAGACGCGAGGGAGACCCGTGGTGACAGGCTCCTATCTCAGGGTCTGCGACCCTGAGATAGGAGCCTGTCACCGTGGGCTTACGCGGATCAGCCGCCCAGGATCGTGACGACCACCTTGCGCCGCTGCGGCGCCGTGCGGTGCTCCCACAGGAAAATGCCCTGCCAGGTACCCAGCAGCAGGCGCCCGCCACCAACCGGCACCGTCAGGCCGGTATCGGTCAGCACGCTGCGGGCGTGCGCGGCCATGTCGTCCGGGCCTTCGGTATCGTGGCGGTAGGCCGGGTCGCCGTCCGGCGCCAGCCTGGCCGCGATGGTTTCCAAGTCGCGCCGCACGTCCGGATCGGCGTTTTCCGTGATCGTCAGCGAGCAGCTGGTGTGCTGCACGAACACGTGCGCCAGGCCGCACTGCACACCCGATTGCGCCACCGCCTTGGCCACCGCGTCCGTGATATTGCGGGTGCCGCGGCCGGCATTGGAAAACTCGAGGATGGTCTGGTACGCCATGCGCACTCGCCCTATCTGCGGCCGTACATCATCAATTGCGCCAGCAGGCTGCGCGCCGGCGTGAACACGTCGATGGCGGCCAGCGACACGCCCAGCAGCGCCTGTACCGGCGAGTCGTTGGCGAACACCCGTGCCATCGTGTCCGTCAGGCGCACCGTCAGGTCGCGGTCCTGGCGGCGCAGGTCGGCGTATTGCGCCAGCATGTCCGGCGTGGCGCCTTGTGCCAGCAGGCGCGCCAGCACGGCGGCGTCGCGCAGGCCCAGGTTCAGCCCCTGGCCCGCCACCGGGTGCAGGGTCTGCGCGGCGTTGCCGATGGCGGCCGTGCGCGCGCTGCCGGCCATGCCGGCGTTCAGTCCCAGCGGGAAGGCCAGGCGGCGCGTGGCGCTGGTGAAGCGGCCGAGGCGTTCGCCGAAGGTGTCGCCCAGCTTCTTCAGGAAGGCCTCGTCGCCCATCGCCAGCAGCGTCTGCGCCGTGTCCGGCCGCACGCACCAGACCAGCGAGTAGCCGTCGTCCTGCGGCAGCAGCGCCAGCGGGCCTTCGCCGGTAAAACGCTCGTAGGCGCGCTGCGCTACCGGCGCGCTGGTCGTGACCTGGGCGATGATGGCGGTCTGGCCGTAGTCGCGCTTTGTCGCCTTGTCGTCCTGTTCGCCGAACAGGCCGCCCTCGGCCTGCACGACGATGGCGGCGCTGACGCTGCCGCCGTCGGCCAGGACCAGCCGCACGTGATCCGCCGACTCCTCGATGGCGGTGACGCGGACCGGGCGCAGCGAGCGCACGCCGAGCCGTTCGCACACGCCGCCCAGCACCGTGACGATGTCGCCATATCTCGTCACGTAGCCCAGCGCCGGCACGTGGTGCTCCGTGCGCGTGATCATGCTGCGGCCGAACTGGCCCTTGCGCGACACGTGGATTTCATGGATTTCCGTGGCTGGCACCGGCCAGGCGCCGATCTGCTCGAGAATCTGGCGGCTGCCCCACGACAGCGCCAGGGTGCGCGGGTCGGTGCTGGCCACGTCGAGCGGCTTGGCGTCGACCAGCACGATGCTGCCTGGGGCCACGCCGCGCCGCACCAGCAGCGCGGCCAGCGCCATGCCGGCCGGGCCGGCGCCGCAGATGGCGATATCGTAGTTGTTCATGCAGCACCCTTCATCAGTGCCTCGATCTCCGCCACCGTCTTCGGTGCGGAACCGGTCAGCAGCGTGTGGCCACCGGGGGCGACGATGACGTCGTCCTCGATGCGGATGCCGATGTTCCAGAACTGTTCCGGCACCCCTTCGGCCGGGCGCACGTAGATGCCCGGCTCGATCGTCAGCACCATGCCTTCCCGCAGTGGGCGCGACGGCTTTTCCTGGCCGGGCGCCTCGGCGCCCGTGGGCAGGCGGTAGGCACCGGCGTCGTGCACGTCCATGCCGAGCCAGTGACTGGTGCCGTGCATGTAGAACGGCAGATAGGCCTTGTTGGCGATGACGTCGTCGACACTTCCATGCTGGTCGCGCTTCAGCAGCCCGACGTCGAGCATGCCCTGCGCCAGCACGCGAACGGCCGCCTCGTGCACCGAGTGGAAGGTGCGGCCCGGCTGCACGGCGTCGAACGCCGCCTGTTGCGCCGCCAGCACCAGCTCGTACAGGCTGCGCTGGGGCGCGTTGAAGCGGCCGTTGACGGGGAAGGTGCGGGTGATGTCGGAAGCGTAGCCATCCAGTTCGCAGCCGGCGTCGATCAGTACCAGCTCGCCGTCGGCGATCCGGCGGTCGTTGCTGTTGTAGTGCAGGATGCAGCTGTTGGCGCCCGATGCCACGATCGGCGTGTAGGCCGGGAACTGGGCGCCGTTGCGGCGGAATTCGTACAGCAGCTCCGCTTCCAGTTGATATTCGAAGACGCCGGGGCGCGCCGCGCGCATGGCGCGCACGTGGGCGGCGCCGGAAATCTCGCCGGCACGCAGCATGACGGCCTGTTCGAACGCGTCCTTGACGACGCGCATCTCGTCCAGCAGCGGCGTGACATCGCGCAGCGCCGGCGGCGCCTGGATGCCGCTGCGGCCCTGGCGGCGCACGCTGTCGAGCCAGCGGCGCAATTGCGCGTCGAGCCGCTCGTCGCGTGCCAGCTTGCAGTAGAGCGCCGGCACGTCGGCCAGCAAGGCCGCCATGTGCGCATCGAGCGCATCTACGGGAAAGGCCGCATCGAAGCCGAACGCCTCGCACGCCGCCTCGGGCCCGTAGCGCAGGCCATCCCAGATCTCGCGCTCGGGATTTTTCTCGCGGCAGAACAGGATGGCTTGCGCCGCCTGCGCGCCCCGTGTCGCGACCAGGACCAGCACCGCCTCCGGCTCCGTGAAACCGGTCAGGTAATAAAAGGCGCTGTCGTGGCGGTAGGGATAGTCGCTGTCGGCATTGCGCGCCACCTCGGGGCTGGTGGCCAGCACCGCCACGCTGCCCGGCTCCAGCTGGGCCATCAGGCGGGCGCGCCGCTCGGCGTAGGGCGCAGTGTTCATGGCCGCTTGCCGTTGAGCTCTTCGAGCTGCTGGGGCGTGCCGACGTTGTCCCAGTCGCCTTCGTAGAGTTCACCGCCCACCAGCCCGCGGTCGGCGTACTCGC
Coding sequences:
- a CDS encoding glycoside hydrolase family 3 N-terminal domain-containing protein, translated to MTARTTRLTVLAAALLAGAAHAAPVADWPAIRSAIAPDAQLEARIRAIVAGMTLEQKVGQMTQGEIKTVTPDDVRKYYLGSVLNGGGSWPQGNKYATPADWLALADAYYDASMATDMATKIPVIWGIDAMHGNGNVAGATLFPHNIGLGAARDRAGVKAMAQAVGKAVRATGINWVFAPTLAVVRDDRWGRTYESFSEDPRLVRDYAAGYVEGLQGDFRDDANVVATAKHFIGDGGTDQGKDRGVNRASQRDMIDIHGAGYVTALQAGAQTVMASFNSWHDGTTDHGKMHGSAELLTGVLKQKMGFDGFVVSDWNGIGEVPGCANDSCAQAINAGIDMMMVPDDWKKFIANTIAQVKSGQIPMARIDDAVTRILRVKLRANLKKPSASVHAGKPEALQARTLARKLVQESLVLLKNDGATLPLARNKKLLVVGKSADSVANQSGGWTLTWQGTDNKNSDFPHADSILAGLRAAAGDQVAFSADGQGVDVADYDAVIAVIGETPYAEGDGDIGPAANLRHSARYPEDLAVLKAVAGKGRPVVTVFLSGRPLYVNDLLNLSDSFVAAWLPGSEGKGVADVLLRRADGKVDAPFTGKLSFSWPKGPCQTPLNVGDKHYAPLFAYGYGLRYGSTRRVGRLADDSVTAGCGKTNAFPVFNQSDRATFPLYMQSGGERVALGADLNATYKLATLTVETAQVNTQQDAKKVTWTGPGFIEARAAQPRALPAWATERGALTFDTLVSAAPQGQVLVGMGDKAVDLTAEFTRLAGQGKRTVKIPLSCFVGLDASKVDNAFRVTAQGSFVAAFTNVQVVGGAAAESDAFRCAL
- a CDS encoding sugar kinase is translated as MTARTGEAAAFDLIGIGECMVEFHATAPLAQATQFHKSHGGDVLNALVAAARIGSRTAFVSRVGDDPFGPGLLAAWRAEGIDTSRAPLVPGENGVYFISVDAAGERSFTYRRAGSAASGMTADVDETFLASARCLLLSGITQAISPAARAATLAAARTARAHGVTVAYDPNYRPRLWTDAAAARAACIELLPYVDILLPSLPADADMLPGPALTLAPHVAAKLGEEGCEIWLDGERTVVPAAPAQVVDTTGAGDCWNGTYLALLLQGASAAQAAAQANAAAAAKLAHRGAIPPRTGGAR
- a CDS encoding phospholipase C, phosphocholine-specific, with protein sequence MSANSRRRFLGGTAAAGILSAMPPLLREALAVPARKGTGTIGDVRHVVILMQENRSFDHYFGTLAGVRGFGDRLTIPLPDGRTVWQQHNGHRIVMPYRLDQTVGNAQPRMDLPHTWPDAQAAWDEGRMASWPRSKTDASMAYYTRAELPIQFALAEAFTLCDAYHCSLQGGTNPNRLFMLTGTNNPTGVGGGPLIDNRMEGLGPPEQGFNWVTYAERLEAAGVSWKVYQDMDDNFGCNLLQVFRRYREAFANRPNPLADKALSTTLWNATLDGLRDDVVAGKLPQVSWVIPPQLYSEHPSPSTPVQGGAYTLQVLEALLADPDVWAGTVLLQMYDENDAFFDHMPPPAAPSWQPDGSRAGKSTVDFTAECHTDSRLYGLGPRVPMLVMSPWSKGGWVNSQVFDHTSILRFLERRFGIAEPNIAPWRRTVCGDLTSCFDFAAPDARKPAVPVRDIAWADAVRASQRATPPIEVPPEGSQSVPRQEGGTRPSRGLPYRLEVTAQVDATGVTLSFDNNGGVGAVLHVYDRRRLELGPRRYTLEADRGLSDRWTVAPADGLYDLWVLGPNGFHRHVSGRAGYAALNVSAAQDRDRLVLTLHNPATVEKQVTVTPLAYGASVPVTHRIPPDGVLRLPVTGPWYDIGVRDGESAWRFAGRIETGAHSVSDPAFGLAPAAW
- a CDS encoding secondary thiamine-phosphate synthase enzyme YjbQ; the encoded protein is MAYQTILEFSNAGRGTRNITDAVAKAVAQSGVQCGLAHVFVQHTSCSLTITENADPDVRRDLETIAARLAPDGDPAYRHDTEGPDDMAAHARSVLTDTGLTVPVGGGRLLLGTWQGIFLWEHRTAPQRRKVVVTILGG
- a CDS encoding GH1 family beta-glucosidase, with product MTANDFSAALPALRRSDFPAAFRWGTSTSSYQIEGATREGGRVESIWDRFCATPGAIRDGSSGADACDHYRRWPQDLDLARDLGTNAYRFSIAWPRIWTQDGAPNAQGLDFYERLVDGMLARGLEPWATLYHWDLPQALQERGGWAARDTVHAYTAYVDAVTRRLGDRVNHWITHNEPWCTAMHGHWDGMHAPGIRDLGTALQVCHHVLLSHGLAVPLVRANAAGAQVGIALSLHPVRAASTSDDDMAAARRHDGLRNRWFLDPLAGRGYPEDVLALLGAAAPRIEARDLETIALPTDFMGLNYYFPETIAHAPGRAPLQTAVVTPPDVERTAFGWEVEPAGLTELLLRLHREYTVPALHVTENGSCYDDEVIDGAVHDEARRRYLVRHLAALRDALAQGVPVQGYFAWSLLDNFEWAEGYTRRFGLTHVDFATQQRLLKRSGQWYRDFLRTGT
- the pepP gene encoding Xaa-Pro aminopeptidase, whose protein sequence is MNTAPYAERRARLMAQLEPGSVAVLATSPEVARNADSDYPYRHDSAFYYLTGFTEPEAVLVLVATRGAQAAQAILFCREKNPEREIWDGLRYGPEAACEAFGFDAAFPVDALDAHMAALLADVPALYCKLARDERLDAQLRRWLDSVRRQGRSGIQAPPALRDVTPLLDEMRVVKDAFEQAVMLRAGEISGAAHVRAMRAARPGVFEYQLEAELLYEFRRNGAQFPAYTPIVASGANSCILHYNSNDRRIADGELVLIDAGCELDGYASDITRTFPVNGRFNAPQRSLYELVLAAQQAAFDAVQPGRTFHSVHEAAVRVLAQGMLDVGLLKRDQHGSVDDVIANKAYLPFYMHGTSHWLGMDVHDAGAYRLPTGAEAPGQEKPSRPLREGMVLTIEPGIYVRPAEGVPEQFWNIGIRIEDDVIVAPGGHTLLTGSAPKTVAEIEALMKGAA
- a CDS encoding FAD-dependent monooxygenase, producing the protein MNNYDIAICGAGPAGMALAALLVRRGVAPGSIVLVDAKPLDVASTDPRTLALSWGSRQILEQIGAWPVPATEIHEIHVSRKGQFGRSMITRTEHHVPALGYVTRYGDIVTVLGGVCERLGVRSLRPVRVTAIEESADHVRLVLADGGSVSAAIVVQAEGGLFGEQDDKATKRDYGQTAIIAQVTTSAPVAQRAYERFTGEGPLALLPQDDGYSLVWCVRPDTAQTLLAMGDEAFLKKLGDTFGERLGRFTSATRRLAFPLGLNAGMAGSARTAAIGNAAQTLHPVAGQGLNLGLRDAAVLARLLAQGATPDMLAQYADLRRQDRDLTVRLTDTMARVFANDSPVQALLGVSLAAIDVFTPARSLLAQLMMYGRR
- a CDS encoding sugar MFS transporter; this encodes METPTSTAALAPDAVAHDGRGNTAPLIIVTILFFMWGLLTSLNDVLIPHLKAIYTLSYVQAMLVQFCFFGAYLIVSLPAGMLIRRIGYQRGAVAGLVVAAAGCALFYPAANGGYGLFLFAFFVLAGGITVLQVAANPYVTVLGDPRTASSRLTLTQAFNSLGTTVAPALGGMLILSGSVLGAEELARLPAVEQVAYRAQQAAAVQGPYLALAAALLLLAVLFALARLPKLVDAAGDAPAGRFTDLFVHKHLVLGTIGIFLYVGGEVSIGSFLINYIGEPHIAGLAPADAAHYVSLYWGGAMVGRFIGFAVMRTVSPGKALAFNAVCSMLLILVAIFGSGQLAMWAILAVGLCNSIMFPTIFSMALHGLGRQTGQASGLLCMAIVGGALVPFAQGALADASGIQVSFFVPLACYAFILYFGARYVNLHRQ